A window of Persicobacter psychrovividus contains these coding sequences:
- a CDS encoding gliding motility-associated C-terminal domain-containing protein, producing MKKKYNATSGQQSLCKGFLLLVLISFYSFLKVYAQESNIHYIPPFFCEKTVDDQAHDYYGKTWKDNRGRTHHEHSVSITADVNEHFAILSTNSASPMTVKMGYYRNGVLVPLKTYTISKSHPERIKLADYKKGADKVQETPIFGDNRKEDFNISDGSGGHHSSKEFKNKDLLLITEKNLTGHVISGGSLVFEAADPMKTFFVNITHLSSPQAGIMASKGEFAAGTNFYTGHIVSGSDNIDGRRNDFISIMALEDGTQVSIENLNGFDFYNPKTKKYDLLHKLNGTPIIMNKGDSYVLGYHFADAMDKTRFPYGVKDVNKANGTHIFTNGKKIVVNSGSWCAGGPRRDQVSSRYGHDIGIDQLVPTNYVGQRYIVARGPGEKAFPAIEQVMVVATKDGSTLKVNGQDYDHGSVKNAGQYWIVTNNQYQGQGTDKYMYIESSFPVYVYQTLAGSNESGHGQNTPGMFLVPRLNCNGAHEVNISYANTLGSPQVRVIARTNKIQYQVNGGAEQYAQNPVKVAETTEAVQGRQGQSADSISWYVFKISPTSKAESIRVWAPDKVSPVNVALTISNKDIGAGGFYSGFGTVPESLTAPDVDLMGVSAHAPKIQINHPSPMYRYEWYKNDSLVSSGMDQSSFQITEPADYRVVALTACGSRTYPSKVISILPNVKLSRDQIHVKEGTDTTFELDLKRVQAYGRDITFDYKLEYGTASDKDISLLTTGHAKISPQDDHFRFNFQINDDRIDEREEVAHLHIFNVKNALTGKRGNELIIPIIIEDNDNPPEVKVMVKKNTVKEGVDSNMNFDISLTDARGKVVSSDRAIKINYVILPTQGAHPATLNDDYDCPAGVRGALTYAPGETAKQLTVAIHDDQIAEFEEGFQLVLSHPINASLKNPNGAGLTNKLVQTVKIEDNDVASIALSAKPVVEGEEVHFKGQVLVNGQPGISDQEISFQCYVKNGTAKMVAHRPASPNGDQDFIATPIESTVKVPPHHTNFDFASYPALVDQTPEPAETFQLIAENYKNADATLSTQTFDAIINDKGAKGDFYVQPVTVMEGQKMVFKVMLTKALGGTMTVHYNLDASQSDGRAQAGNGALTFHKNEVEKTIAINTIDDNKVNAAGSVKLVLTTNSQLMAPAHTDFTGTILDNDETPDAKDDLFSFLETDGGNVYHGNVGDNDLGKSAHPIFTVDATNLQAIQAHGDFKFNADGSFTFKPFKDYFGSTDLHYSLKTNVGTAAAVATIEITDVNDFPVASNEGFTIDEGQTVTKNFKVSGLGDGGIVYKIEKQPKYGKVVITDPKTGEYQFTGAQDVHKQDQFTYSVTDQNGDHAEATITFDVNYVNNHAPVAVDDQQTVESHLATFIKVFQNDKDGDGSDVLKSEIVQFPEKPQHGVVICDASTNYKVEYMSFAGYVGPDKFTYKFMDKKDGKGNQLWSNEATVHLMVEDNTPPVLVTRDTTVYMGTDGKALIDSNLLVKSVTDNSGSPILPKVNPSVLTIVGVTQVQVTATDHANNSVTQPALVLVKDSIPPSLALKGQTHELTANNQFVLSPSLLHQLIVSATDNSGSVDATILPAGAPSGTAFTIKGLSPQSSGIDIGTGITLTGKGDHELIVSVIDGSNNKIEKRVTITLTDKTPPVVVINPLTVPLGTNGAVTLSPSQISGLGLGTKDNSGATPTFTVDKSHFTHTGTYHVTLTATDGSGNKTTKQVPVTVIDTTKPEAKAKDIKVYLDKDGKVTITPQQVDNGSKDNSGIAPILTLDKTDFTSQNLGVNPVVLMATDSSSNFMTASATVQVLDSIVPVMVVNPLTVPLDKNGQVTLSPSQISGLGLGTKDNSGATPTFTVDKSHFTHTGTYKVTLTATDGSGNKITKQVPVTVVDTTKPEAKAKDIKVYLDKDGKVSITPQQVDNGSKDNSGIAPILTLDKTHFTAQNLGVNPVVLTATDSSNNVMTASAQVTVLDSIAPVMVVNPLTVPLDKNGQVTLTPSQISGLGLGTKDNSGVTPIFTVDKSHFTHTGTYQVTLTATDGSGNKITKQVGVTVVDTTKPEAKAKDIKVYLDKDGKVSITPQQVDNGSTDNSGIAPILTLDKKDFTAQNLGVNPVVLTATDSSSNFMTASATVQVLDSIAPVMVVNPLTVPLDKNGQATLSPSQISGLGLGTKDNSGATPTFTVDKNHFTHTGTYQVTLTATDGSGNKITKQVPVTVVDTTKPEAKAKDIKVYLDKDGKVLITPQQVDNGSKDNSGIAPKLTLDKKDFTSQNLGVNPVVLTATDSSNNVMTANAQVTVLDSIAPVMSTHPLTVPLDKNGQVTLSPSEISGLGLGTKDNSGATPTFTVDKSHFTHTGTYQITLTAIDGSGNKITKQVPVTVVDTTKPQVKAKDIQVYLDKDGKVSITPQQVDNGSKDNSGIAPILTLDKTDFTAQNLGNNPVVLTATDSSSNFMTASATVQVLDSIAPVMVVNPLTVPLDKNGQVTLTPSQISGLGLGTKDNSGATPTFTVDKSHFTHTGTYQVTLTATDGSGNKITKQVGVTVVDTTKPEAKAKDIKVYLDKDGKVSITPQQVDNGSKDNSGIAPILTLDKTHFTAQNLGVNPVVLTATDSSSNSNSVTAQVTVLDSIAPVMVVNPLTVPLGTSGAVTLSPSQISGLGLGTKDNSGATPSFTVDKSHFTHTGTYKVTLTATDGSGNKITKQIPVTVIDKTKPEAKAKDIKVYLDKDGKVSITPQQVDNGSTDNSGIAPILTLDKTHFTAQNLGVNLVVLTATDSSSNSNSVTAHVTVLDSIAPIIHATDVKISLGKDGKAHLSPLQIDRGSTDNTGYPPMLSVNKDTFTQVGRHKVTFTVTDQQGNKSSKSIAVEVIDPLAPVVRTKDITVALDKNGQASITPAQVDAGTVDNNGQTPTLGLDQTQFNVVDLGPNVVVLTAIDASANISKSSAKVTVIDTLAPIAIARDILLVLDKNGQVSLTPAMVDGGSHDNCVVKKLQVDQQKFTSKDVHAHTHQLTVTDQSGNKASAQFTVTVIDPKAVLRITDFPEQIMNAQHLVQLPDLRGTVQVISKDIPKGTHLVQLAPKGSMVKENHGTVTVKFKLVDNTTGQVYGMVEGRYPVRFSAQASQQELQLPNMITPNNDGVNDTFKIPHLNEIEQVSMEIYDRFGKLVYENAHYHNEWGGTERGPGHRSETFYYKMTIAHHKPQSGFVHVVK from the coding sequence ATGAAAAAAAAATACAATGCCACAAGTGGTCAACAGTCTTTATGCAAAGGGTTTTTACTGCTTGTTTTGATATCATTTTACTCCTTCCTGAAAGTGTATGCTCAGGAAAGCAACATCCATTATATTCCGCCTTTCTTTTGTGAAAAGACGGTTGATGATCAAGCTCATGATTATTATGGAAAGACATGGAAAGATAATAGAGGCCGTACCCATCATGAGCACAGCGTGTCAATCACAGCAGATGTAAACGAACACTTCGCCATCCTGTCAACCAACTCAGCAAGTCCGATGACGGTCAAAATGGGTTATTATCGCAATGGTGTTTTAGTTCCATTAAAAACCTATACCATCAGCAAAAGTCACCCTGAACGAATCAAATTGGCCGATTATAAAAAGGGAGCAGATAAGGTTCAAGAAACCCCAATTTTTGGCGATAACAGGAAGGAAGACTTTAACATTTCCGATGGAAGCGGAGGACATCACAGTTCTAAAGAATTTAAAAATAAAGACCTGCTGTTGATCACGGAGAAAAACCTGACTGGCCACGTGATTTCTGGTGGTAGTTTGGTGTTCGAAGCCGCAGACCCTATGAAGACTTTCTTTGTGAACATCACCCACCTGTCATCTCCTCAGGCGGGTATTATGGCATCCAAAGGGGAGTTCGCCGCAGGGACAAATTTCTATACGGGGCATATCGTTTCCGGATCAGATAATATCGATGGCCGCCGGAATGATTTCATTTCTATCATGGCGTTGGAAGATGGTACGCAGGTGTCGATTGAGAACCTGAATGGTTTTGATTTTTACAATCCCAAAACCAAAAAATATGATTTGTTGCACAAATTGAATGGTACGCCTATTATTATGAATAAAGGGGATAGCTATGTTTTGGGCTATCACTTTGCGGATGCCATGGATAAGACCCGCTTTCCTTATGGGGTGAAGGATGTGAACAAAGCCAATGGTACACACATCTTCACCAATGGCAAAAAAATTGTGGTCAATTCGGGATCCTGGTGTGCGGGAGGGCCACGGCGTGATCAGGTAAGTAGTCGTTATGGTCATGATATTGGTATTGATCAGTTGGTGCCGACCAATTATGTCGGGCAGCGATATATTGTAGCCCGTGGTCCGGGGGAAAAAGCCTTTCCCGCCATTGAGCAAGTTATGGTGGTTGCGACAAAAGATGGTTCAACTTTGAAGGTTAATGGTCAAGATTATGATCACGGAAGCGTAAAAAATGCAGGACAGTACTGGATCGTGACAAATAATCAGTACCAAGGACAGGGCACGGATAAGTACATGTACATTGAAAGTTCATTTCCAGTTTATGTTTATCAGACTTTGGCAGGGTCAAACGAAAGTGGCCATGGGCAAAATACACCTGGAATGTTTTTAGTGCCTCGTTTGAATTGTAATGGAGCGCATGAGGTTAATATTTCTTATGCCAATACCCTTGGTTCGCCTCAGGTACGGGTGATCGCAAGAACGAATAAAATACAGTATCAGGTGAATGGAGGAGCAGAGCAATATGCCCAAAATCCTGTGAAGGTGGCTGAAACCACTGAAGCTGTTCAGGGTAGACAAGGCCAATCTGCTGATTCAATTTCGTGGTATGTATTCAAAATTTCTCCTACCAGTAAGGCTGAAAGTATTCGGGTTTGGGCGCCCGACAAGGTCAGTCCAGTAAACGTCGCATTGACCATCAGTAACAAGGATATTGGTGCTGGTGGCTTTTATTCAGGTTTTGGTACGGTACCTGAATCCCTGACGGCTCCGGATGTGGATCTGATGGGGGTGAGTGCGCATGCACCAAAAATTCAAATTAACCACCCGTCGCCAATGTACCGTTATGAGTGGTATAAAAATGACTCTTTGGTAAGTTCGGGAATGGATCAAAGTAGCTTTCAGATTACCGAACCTGCTGACTACCGCGTGGTGGCTTTGACGGCCTGCGGTAGCCGTACTTATCCTTCGAAAGTCATCTCGATCTTGCCAAATGTTAAACTGAGCAGGGATCAGATTCATGTCAAAGAAGGGACGGACACCACCTTTGAATTGGACCTGAAACGAGTGCAAGCCTACGGACGAGATATTACCTTTGATTATAAACTGGAATATGGTACCGCTTCTGATAAAGACATCAGCCTTTTAACGACAGGGCATGCGAAGATAAGCCCTCAAGACGATCATTTTCGGTTTAATTTTCAGATTAACGATGACAGGATTGATGAGCGTGAAGAGGTGGCTCATTTACATATCTTCAATGTAAAAAATGCCCTTACCGGAAAAAGGGGTAATGAACTTATAATTCCGATCATTATTGAGGACAATGATAACCCTCCGGAGGTGAAGGTCATGGTGAAAAAAAACACCGTGAAAGAGGGGGTAGATTCAAACATGAATTTTGATATCTCCCTGACGGACGCAAGAGGTAAGGTGGTGAGTTCAGACAGGGCAATAAAGATAAATTACGTTATTTTACCAACTCAGGGCGCCCATCCCGCAACCCTGAATGATGATTATGATTGTCCGGCAGGTGTTCGTGGGGCACTGACCTATGCTCCCGGAGAAACGGCAAAGCAATTGACGGTAGCAATACATGACGATCAGATTGCAGAGTTTGAGGAAGGATTTCAGTTGGTGTTGTCTCACCCGATTAATGCTTCACTGAAGAATCCTAATGGTGCTGGCTTGACCAATAAATTGGTGCAAACAGTAAAAATCGAGGACAATGATGTTGCCAGTATTGCGCTTTCCGCCAAGCCCGTAGTAGAGGGGGAAGAGGTTCATTTCAAAGGTCAGGTTTTGGTGAATGGACAGCCGGGAATTAGCGATCAGGAAATTTCCTTTCAATGTTACGTAAAGAACGGTACTGCTAAAATGGTGGCACATCGTCCGGCATCGCCAAATGGTGATCAGGATTTTATTGCAACACCTATCGAATCAACGGTAAAAGTCCCACCGCATCATACCAATTTTGATTTCGCCTCATACCCCGCTTTGGTGGATCAGACGCCCGAACCTGCTGAGACTTTTCAGTTAATTGCTGAAAACTATAAAAATGCAGATGCCACGCTTTCCACGCAAACCTTTGATGCCATTATCAATGATAAAGGAGCCAAAGGGGATTTTTATGTTCAGCCCGTTACTGTAATGGAGGGACAAAAAATGGTATTTAAAGTTATGTTGACCAAAGCGCTGGGAGGGACCATGACAGTGCATTATAATTTGGATGCCAGTCAGTCAGATGGAAGAGCTCAAGCCGGAAACGGGGCACTGACTTTCCACAAAAATGAGGTGGAGAAAACCATCGCGATAAATACAATTGATGATAATAAAGTCAATGCGGCGGGTTCGGTCAAATTAGTTTTGACTACCAATTCTCAGTTGATGGCTCCTGCTCATACAGATTTTACTGGAACCATTTTAGATAATGATGAAACACCCGATGCCAAGGACGACCTTTTCTCCTTTTTGGAAACAGACGGAGGAAATGTTTATCATGGTAATGTAGGGGATAATGATCTGGGTAAAAGTGCACATCCGATTTTTACCGTAGATGCTACCAACCTGCAAGCCATTCAGGCTCATGGTGATTTTAAATTTAATGCCGATGGCTCTTTTACATTCAAGCCATTCAAGGATTATTTTGGGAGCACAGACCTTCATTATTCTTTAAAAACAAATGTAGGAACCGCCGCAGCGGTGGCAACCATTGAAATAACCGACGTGAATGATTTTCCTGTTGCAAGTAATGAAGGCTTTACAATTGATGAAGGGCAAACGGTAACCAAAAACTTTAAAGTCTCTGGATTGGGTGATGGCGGAATTGTATATAAAATTGAAAAACAGCCAAAATACGGAAAGGTTGTGATTACAGATCCAAAGACTGGAGAGTACCAATTTACTGGGGCTCAGGATGTACATAAACAGGATCAATTTACCTATTCGGTGACTGATCAAAATGGAGATCATGCAGAGGCGACCATTACTTTTGATGTCAATTATGTCAATAATCACGCACCAGTAGCGGTGGACGATCAGCAAACAGTGGAGTCTCATTTGGCTACTTTTATTAAAGTTTTTCAAAATGATAAGGACGGTGATGGCTCAGATGTTCTGAAAAGTGAGATTGTTCAGTTCCCTGAAAAACCCCAACATGGGGTGGTCATATGCGATGCTTCTACCAATTATAAGGTAGAATATATGTCGTTTGCAGGATATGTGGGACCGGATAAGTTTACCTATAAGTTCATGGATAAAAAGGATGGTAAGGGCAATCAACTTTGGTCGAATGAAGCGACAGTGCATCTTATGGTTGAAGACAACACACCTCCTGTTTTGGTTACCCGAGATACGACCGTCTATATGGGCACCGACGGAAAGGCATTGATTGATTCGAACCTGTTGGTCAAAAGTGTTACCGATAATAGTGGATCACCTATTTTACCGAAAGTGAACCCGAGTGTTTTGACAATAGTGGGAGTAACGCAGGTTCAGGTTACCGCCACCGATCATGCGAATAACAGCGTTACCCAGCCCGCTTTGGTGCTTGTGAAGGATTCTATACCCCCATCATTGGCCCTGAAAGGACAAACACACGAACTGACAGCGAATAACCAGTTTGTTTTGAGCCCGTCCTTGCTGCATCAGCTGATCGTTTCGGCCACAGATAATAGTGGTTCGGTAGATGCAACAATTTTGCCCGCAGGAGCACCTTCAGGTACGGCCTTTACTATTAAAGGATTGAGCCCTCAATCTTCGGGTATTGATATTGGAACAGGAATTACCCTCACGGGGAAAGGCGATCATGAGCTGATTGTTTCCGTGATTGACGGATCGAATAATAAAATAGAGAAGCGGGTTACCATTACTTTGACAGATAAAACCCCTCCCGTGGTAGTAATCAATCCCCTAACCGTTCCATTGGGTACGAATGGCGCTGTAACTTTGAGCCCATCACAGATTTCGGGTCTTGGTTTGGGCACAAAAGATAACAGTGGCGCGACGCCAACATTTACAGTAGATAAAAGCCATTTCACGCATACGGGAACTTATCATGTTACCTTGACAGCGACCGACGGCTCGGGCAATAAAACCACGAAGCAGGTTCCGGTAACGGTAATCGATACGACCAAACCGGAGGCTAAAGCGAAAGATATTAAAGTCTATTTGGATAAAGATGGCAAGGTAACGATCACGCCTCAGCAGGTGGATAATGGGTCGAAAGACAACAGCGGCATCGCTCCAATTTTGACACTGGACAAGACAGATTTCACGTCACAGAATTTGGGTGTGAACCCGGTAGTTTTGATGGCGACGGACAGCTCATCGAACTTCATGACGGCGAGTGCAACGGTTCAAGTTTTGGATAGCATCGTGCCAGTGATGGTCGTTAATCCACTAACCGTTCCATTGGATAAAAATGGACAGGTCACTTTGAGCCCATCTCAGATTTCGGGTCTTGGCTTGGGCACAAAAGATAACAGTGGCGCGACGCCAACATTCACGGTGGATAAAAGCCATTTTACGCATACGGGAACCTACAAGGTTACTTTGACAGCGACCGATGGTTCGGGCAATAAAATCACGAAGCAGGTTCCGGTTACGGTAGTCGATACGACCAAACCGGAAGCTAAAGCGAAGGATATCAAAGTCTATCTGGACAAAGACGGCAAGGTATCAATCACGCCTCAGCAAGTAGATAATGGTTCGAAAGACAACAGCGGCATTGCTCCGATTTTGACCTTGGACAAGACCCATTTCACGGCTCAGAATTTGGGTGTGAACCCCGTAGTTTTGACGGCGACGGACAGCTCGAATAATGTGATGACCGCCTCAGCACAAGTTACAGTTTTGGATAGCATAGCACCAGTGATGGTGGTTAATCCACTAACCGTTCCATTGGATAAAAATGGACAGGTCACTTTGACACCATCTCAGATTTCGGGTCTTGGTTTGGGCACAAAAGACAACAGCGGGGTAACGCCAATCTTCACGGTAGATAAAAGTCATTTCACGCATACGGGGACCTATCAGGTTACCTTGACGGCGACCGATGGCTCGGGCAATAAAATCACGAAGCAGGTTGGGGTTACGGTAGTCGATACGACCAAACCGGAGGCAAAAGCGAAGGATATTAAAGTCTATCTGGACAAAGATGGCAAGGTGTCGATTACGCCTCAACAGGTAGACAACGGCTCGACAGACAACAGCGGCATCGCTCCGATATTGACCTTGGATAAGAAAGATTTCACGGCTCAGAATTTGGGTGTGAATCCAGTGGTGCTTACCGCGACGGATAGTTCTTCGAACTTCATGACGGCAAGTGCAACGGTTCAGGTATTGGATAGCATTGCGCCAGTGATGGTGGTTAATCCACTAACCGTTCCATTGGATAAAAATGGACAGGCCACTTTGAGCCCATCACAGATTTCGGGTCTTGGTTTGGGCACAAAAGATAACAGTGGCGCAACACCAACATTCACGGTAGATAAAAATCATTTTACGCACACGGGAACCTATCAGGTTACCTTGACGGCGACCGATGGCTCGGGCAATAAAATCACGAAGCAGGTTCCGGTAACGGTAGTCGATACGACCAAACCGGAGGCGAAAGCGAAGGATATTAAAGTCTATCTGGACAAAGACGGCAAGGTATTGATCACGCCTCAACAGGTAGATAATGGCTCGAAAGACAACAGCGGAATAGCTCCAAAATTGACCTTGGACAAGAAAGATTTCACGTCACAGAATTTGGGTGTGAATCCAGTAGTTTTGACGGCAACAGACAGCTCGAATAATGTGATGACCGCCAATGCACAAGTTACGGTTTTGGATAGCATCGCGCCTGTTATGAGTACGCATCCACTGACGGTTCCATTGGACAAAAATGGACAGGTCACTTTGAGTCCGTCTGAGATTTCGGGTCTTGGTTTAGGCACAAAAGATAACAGCGGCGCGACGCCAACATTTACAGTAGATAAAAGTCATTTTACGCATACGGGAACCTATCAAATTACCTTGACGGCGATCGATGGCTCGGGCAATAAAATCACGAAGCAGGTTCCGGTAACGGTAGTCGATACGACCAAACCGCAAGTGAAAGCGAAAGATATCCAAGTCTATTTGGACAAAGATGGTAAGGTATCGATTACGCCTCAACAAGTAGATAATGGCTCGAAAGACAACAGCGGCATCGCTCCAATTTTGACCTTGGACAAGACAGATTTCACGGCTCAGAATTTGGGTAATAATCCCGTGGTGCTTACCGCAACGGATAGTTCATCGAACTTCATGACGGCGAGTGCAACGGTTCAAGTTTTGGACAGCATAGCACCAGTGATGGTGGTTAATCCACTAACCGTTCCATTGGATAAAAATGGACAGGTCACTTTGACACCATCTCAGATTTCGGGTCTTGGTTTGGGCACAAAAGATAACAGTGGCGCGACGCCAACATTCACGGTAGATAAAAGTCATTTCACGCATACGGGGACCTATCAGGTTACCTTGACGGCGACCGATGGCTCGGGCAATAAAATCACGAAGCAGGTTGGGGTTACGGTAGTCGATACGACCAAACCGGAGGCAAAAGCGAAGGATATTAAAGTCTATTTGGACAAAGACGGCAAGGTCTCGATCACGCCTCAGCAAGTGGACAACGGCTCGAAAGACAATAGCGGGATCGCTCCAATTTTGACCTTGGACAAGACCCATTTCACGGCTCAGAATTTGGGCGTGAATCCAGTAGTTTTGACGGCGACGGATAGTTCATCGAACAGTAATTCAGTAACAGCACAAGTTACGGTTTTGGATAGTATAGCGCCAGTGATGGTGGTTAATCCTCTAACCGTTCCATTGGGTACAAGTGGCGCTGTAACTTTGAGCCCATCTCAGATTTCGGGTCTTGGTTTGGGCACAAAAGATAATAGCGGCGCGACACCATCATTCACGGTTGATAAAAGCCATTTTACGCATACGGGAACCTACAAGGTTACTTTGACCGCGACCGATGGCTCGGGCAATAAAATCACGAAGCAGATTCCGGTAACGGTAATCGATAAGACCAAACCGGAAGCAAAAGCGAAGGATATTAAAGTCTATTTGGATAAAGATGGCAAGGTGTCGATTACGCCTCAGCAGGTAGATAATGGTTCGACAGACAACAGCGGCATCGCTCCGATATTGACCTTGGATAAGACCCATTTCACGGCTCAGAATTTGGGTGTGAATCTAGTAGTTTTGACGGCGACGGACAGCTCATCGAACAGTAATTCAGTAACGGCACACGTTACGGTTTTGGATAGCATTGCGCCGATTATTCATGCTACGGATGTGAAAATCAGTCTTGGTAAAGATGGAAAAGCGCATTTGAGTCCATTGCAGATTGACCGCGGATCGACGGACAATACGGGTTATCCGCCGATGTTATCGGTGAATAAGGATACTTTCACGCAGGTGGGACGCCACAAAGTAACTTTTACAGTGACGGATCAGCAGGGGAACAAATCGAGTAAATCGATTGCGGTGGAAGTTATTGACCCATTGGCTCCTGTGGTGCGCACCAAAGATATTACGGTGGCGCTGGATAAAAATGGGCAGGCGAGTATTACCCCTGCTCAGGTAGATGCTGGTACGGTAGATAACAATGGGCAAACACCTACTTTGGGGCTGGATCAAACGCAGTTTAATGTGGTGGATTTAGGGCCGAATGTGGTTGTGCTGACGGCCATCGACGCGAGTGCAAATATCAGTAAATCGTCTGCC